TCAGCATCAACAATAATGTTACAACCATTTTGTATAATGACTTTGTCAATTACTCCAGATTTTTTTAATCTGTTTGCTTTGGAGGTACTAACATCTATAAATTTTACAATTCCTTATATATCATAAACATATTTTTTACCTTTTTCTGGTTCTAAATTTTTTGAAGGTAATTCATTGTTTAGGTTGTTCTGTAAGAATATAAGCTCTTCTCCTGTCATTTGAAAAAGTGGTTTTTCTTTTATTGTTTCTAAATTCATAATTCTAGTTTTTAATATTATACAAAGTTGTGCGCATCAACTGTTATATTCGAACAATGTAAAACTAGATAAAATGACGTTTTTGGGAAGGTGGAAATAGCGTAAAAACTTGAGTAGGTTTTTACGCTAAACAAGTGTAATCAATAGCTTATTGATTATTTAATTGTGGTATTTCTATGGAAGATAGTTGTTAAAAAAACTCTAAGAGGTTAATGGAGTTATTTTATCTTTAAGCAGAGTATCAATTCTTTCAGCAAATGCTTCTTCATTCTCTATGGCACTTTTAGATTTTACAATTCGATATTTTCTATCGTAATATCTCTTCGTAAACTTAAATTCTTTTAAATTCCTTTCAACCATTGTTCATACAATATATACATGTACTTATTATTAAGAACAATTTTAGTAAGGTTTTTCTTTGTATATAATCAGGTTTTCCTTTTGTGTGTTCCCTTTTTTCGTTGAGATATTAAAAAAGTTGGGTTTATATATAGGTACACTTTTTCAATTCAAATAAACTTATAGAATAAAAAAGGTCGGGCTTTCCACTATATCTTTTGCGAAAAGCAAAAAGGATGCCGTTTCAATCCCTAACACAAAGCCTGTAATTGTAATTAGCAAGAAGAAAACAAGCCTACAAAGAACAATTTCAACAAATAGCCACCCCATTTGTTCTTCATATAAAAAAACGTCATTGCGAAGCACGAAGCAATCCCTTTCTTCTAATAAATTAAGCTTCTGAGCAAATCGAAGCCTATGTATTCAACAGAAACTTACACGATACTTGTCTTCTAGTAATCCGTTTATTTTTAGATTTAATTCTATTTACAAAGTTTCTACTTCATCTATAAGAGACCTTTTTCACAATTTCCTTTCCCTTAAAATAAAAAAAACAATCATTTACAGGCTTTATTTAAAAGCAAAAAAACAAATCCAAGTAACCAGGTAAAGCTATTTCAAAGATAACATTGACCAGAGTAGTAGTCGTTTTATCTAAAATTAGAGAACAAGAAACCTATTTAGACTAAATTTTCAGCTGACACTCTTTCCTTTTTTTAATGTTCTTATGTTGTAAAAAGTAGCAATTATCCCCAAAACCCAGATAAAACCCAATAACCTTAAAAAAATAACAAAAAAATATTTCATGTAACTTACTAGAAACAAAATAATTAGGAGAAGTATGTAAAATAAACAAAAAAAAGGGTTAAAAAATAGTTGTTAGATTAAAAATGTGTTGTAAGTTTGCAGCCGCTAACAGCAATATTAGTTTGTTAGTCACGTTCATTGAGAGTTTGTAAATCGAGTGAAAATTAAGGAGTTAAACCGGTAAATTTGCAAAAATTTTATCAAAAAAAACTTTAATTTTTATTAGGTTGGTTTGTAAAAAACGTTGTATGTTTGCAGTCCGAAAATTTCGGCAAAAAGTTCAGTGTTTTTTTACAGGTAAAATAAAATAAAAAAAAGTTTATTTTTTTATTGTCAGATTAGAAATAGTTTGTATGTTTGCAGCCGCTAAGAAATACAGCAAAACGATCAGAGAAAATTTGGAATAATCATTAAAACGATTAGTTAGTTCGATTCTAACATTTCTACAAAGTTGAGTTAAAGGTAAAGATTGAGTTTTATGACTTGTCGGTGCCGACTCGGCACAGTTCATTGAAAATATTGAAATTGACAGCGTAATTAAAGAGTAGAATAACCACATTATTAGATTAATGTAAAATTCTTTTGAAACTTATTCATTAAAATATTTAAAATATACAATGAAGAGTTTGATCCTGGCTCAGGATGAACGCTAGCGGCAGGCTTAACACATGCAAGTCGAGGGGTAACATTGTGCTTGCACAGATGACGACCGGCGCACGGGTGCGTAACGCGTATAGAACCTACCTTTTACTGGAGAATAGCCTTTAGAAATGAAGATTAATGCTCCATAGTATTGATTAATCGCATGATTAATTAATTAAAGATTTATTGGTAAAAGATGGCTATGCGTCCTATTAGTTAGATGGTAAGGTAACGGCTTACCATGACTGTGATAGGTAGGGGTCCTGAGAGGGAGATCCCCCACACTGGTACTGAGACACGGACCAGACTCCTACGGGAGGCAGCAGTGAGGAATATTGGGCAATGGAGGCAACTCTGACCCAGCCATGCCGCGTGCAGGAAGACTGCCCTATGGGTTGTAAACTGCTTTTATACAGGAAGAAACACTGGTATGTATACCAGCTTGACGGTACTGTAAGAATAAGGACCGGCTAACTCCGTGCCAGCAGCCGCGGTAATACGGAGGGTCCGAGCGTTATCCGGAATCATTGGGTTTAAAGGGTCCGCAGGCGGTCGATTAAGTCAGAGGTGAAATCCCATAGCTCAACTATGGAACTGCCTTTGATACTGGTTGACTTGAGTCATATGGAAGTAGATAGAATGTGTAGTGTAGCGGTGAAATGCATAGATATTACACAGAATACCGATTGCGAAGGCAGTCTACTACGTATGTACTGACGCTGAGGGACGAAAGCGTGGGGAGCGAACAGGATTAGATACCCTGGTAGTCCACGCCGTAAACGATGGATACTAGTTGTTGGGCATTAGCTCAGTGACTAAGCGAAAGTGATAAGTATCCCACCTGGGGAGTACGGTCGCAAGACTGAAACTCAAAGGAATTGACGGGGGCCCGCACAAGCGGTGGAGCATGTGGTTTAATTCGATGATACGCGAGGAACCTTACCAGGGCTTAAATGTAGTCTGACAGCTTTAGAGATAGAGTTTTCTTCGGACAGATTACAAGGTGCTGCATGGTTGTCGTCAGCTCGTGCCGTGAGGTGTCAGGTTAAGTCCTATAACGAGCGCAACCCCTGTCGTTAGTTGCCAGCATGTTATGATGGGGACTCTAACGAGACTGCCTACGCAAGTAGTGAGGAAGGTGGGGATGACGTCAAATCATCACGGCCCTTACGTCCTGGGCCACACACGTGCTACAATGGTATGGACAATGAGCAGCCATCTGGCAACAGAGAGCGAATCTATAAACCATATCACAGTTCGGATCGGAGTCTGCAACTCGACTCCGTGAAGCTGGAATCGCTAGTAATCGGATATCAGCCATGATCCGGTGAATACGTTCCCGGGCCTTGTACACACCGCCCGTCAAGCCATGGAAGCTGGGAGTGCCTGAAGTCGGTCACCGCAAGGAGCCGCCTAGGGTAAAACTGGTAACTAGGGCTAAGTCGTAACAAGGTAGCCGTACCGGAAGGTGCGGCTGGAACACCTCCTTTCTAGAGAAAGATGGTGAGTTACAAAAAAAGGTTTTTTTTACTCTTTGCTGTTAATTTTAAAATAAAAAAGTATTAAGCTATTCTAGTCTCGTAGCTCAGCTGGTTAGAGCGCTACACTGATAATGTAGAGGTCGGCAGTTCGAGTCTGCCCGGGACTACAAATAACTAAAATACTAAGGAAATTCTGGAAGTAAGAGGATTCTACATTCATAATTTAGGATTTATTCTGAATTTCATAATGGGGGATTAGCTCAGCTGGCTAGAGCGCTTGCCTTGCACGCAAGAGGTCATCGGTTCGACTCCGATATTCTCCACCAGGTCAATTAACAATGACCGTTTAACATTGATCAATTTTGTATTGATAATTGTTAACTGATAATTGTTTAATTGAAAGAAAGTTCATTGACATATTGGTAAAATGATATCGTAAGAATCAAATAGATAGAGAACGATTAGATTTATCTAATCAAAAATTTTTTTATAAAAATATAAAAGAGTTCATTGTAGAAGCAATTCTACAGCAAAAAGTACAATAAGTTAAGTAAGGGCGTATGGCGGATGCCTAGGCTCTCAGAGACGACGAAGGACGTGATAAGCTGCGAAAAGCTACGGGGAGGGGCACATACCTTTTGATCCGTAGATATCCGAATGGGGCAACCCGTCATGTTGAAGACATGTCACCACGTAAGTGGGGTAAACCCGGTGAACTGAAACATCTAAGTAACCGGAGGAAGAGAAAACAATAGTGATTCCGTTAGTAGTGGCGAGCGAACGCGGATTAGCCCAAACCAAAGTTGTTACGGCAATTTTGGGGTTGTAGGGCCACGATATTCGAAGATAAGTGAATTAGAACTGTTTGGAAAGACAGACCATAGAGGGTGATAGTCCCGTAAAAGTAAGCAAATTTAAGATAGTGGTACCCTGAGTAGTGCGGGACACGAGTAATCCTGTATGAATCCACCGGGACCATCCGGTAAGGCTAAATACTCCTGAGAGACCGATAGTGAACTAGTACCGTGAGGGAAAGGTGAAAAGAACCCTAAGTAAGGGAGTGAAATAGAACCTGAAACCGTACGCCTACAAGCGGTCGGAGCAACTTCGAGTTGTGACGGCGTGCCTTTTGCATAATGAGCCTACGAGTTACTGTTTCTAGCAAGGTTAATTGATTAAGTCAAGGAGCCGTAGCGAAAGCGAGTCTGAATAGGGCGCTTTAGTTAGTAGTAGTAGACGCGAAACCGAGTGATCTACCCATGGGCAGGTTGAAGCTGTGGTAACACACAGTGGAGGACCGAACCAGTTGACGTTGAAAAGTCTTTGGATGACCTGTGGGTAGGGGTGAAAGGCCAATCAAACTCGGAAATAGCTCGTACTCCCCGAAATGCATTTAGGTGCAGCGTTGAGTAAAAGTTTTATAGAGGTAGAGCTACTGATTGGATGCGGGGGCTTCACCGCCTACCAATTCCTGACAAACTCCGAATGCTATAAAATGTTTCTCAGCAGTGAGGGCATGGGTGCTAAGGTCCATGTCCGAGAGGGAAAGAACCCAGACCATCAGCTAAGGTCCCCAAATATATGTTAAGTTGAAAAAACGAGGTGAAATTGCTTAGACAGCTAGGATGTTGGCTTGGAAGCAGCCATTCATTTAAAGAGTGCGTAACAGCTCACTAGTCGAGCGATTTCGCATGGATAATAATCGGGCATAAACATATTACCGAAGCTATGGATTAACGTTGAAAGACACGTTAGTGGTAGGGGAGCATTGTAACCTGGGTAGAAGGTGTGCTGTGAGGCATGCTGGACTGGTTACAAAAGAAAATGTAGGCATAAGTAACGATAATGGGGGCGAGAAACCCCCACACCGAAAGACTAAGGTTTCCTCAGCGATGCTAATCAGCTGAGGGTTAGTCGGGTCCTAAGGCGAATCCGAAGGGAGTAGTCGATGGATAACAGGTTAATATTCCTGTACTTCTTATAATTGCGATGGGGTGACGGAGTAATGAAAGCACCGCGAACTGACGGAATAGTTCGTTGAAACATGTAGCTATTAGTTTTGTAGGTAAATCCGCAGAATTAGGTGAAGTGTGATAGTACCAAGCGTCTTCGGACAATTGGATAGTGTGCCTAAGGGCTTCCAAGAAAAACCTCTAAGCTTCAGATTATAAGAACCCGTACCGTAAACCGACACAGGTAGTTGGGATGAGAATTCTAAGGTGCTCGAGAGATTCATGGCTAAGGAACTAGGCAAAATAGACCCGTAACTTCGGGAGAAGGGTCGCCCTGTAGCAATACAGGGCCGCAGTGAAAAGGTCCAGGCGACTGTTTATCAAAAACACAGGGCTTTGCTAAATTGAAAGATGATGTATAAGGCCTGACACCTGCCCGGTGCTGGAAGGTTAAGTGGAGGGTTTAGCTTCGGCGAAGATCTGAAATGAAGCCCCAGTAAACGGCGGCCGTAACTATAACGGTCCTAAGGTAGCGAAATTCCTTGTCGGGTAAGTTCCGACCTGCACGAATGGTGCAACGATCTGGACACTGTCTCAGCCATGAGCTCGGTGAAATTGTAGTATCGGTGAAGATGCCGATTACCCGCAGCGGGACGAAAAGACCCCGTGAACCTTTACTATAGCTTAGTATTGGCTTTGGATAAGTAATGTGTAGGATAGGTGGGAGACATTGAAGCGGCGTCGCTAGGCGTTGTGGAGTCGTCCTTGAAATACCACCCTTTGCTTATCTAGAGTCTAACTCAGAGATGAGGACAGTGCTTGGTGGGTAGTTTGACTGGGGTGGTCGCCTCCAAAAGAGTAACGGAGGCTTCTAAAGGTACCCTCAGTACGCTTGGTAACCGTACGTAGAGTGCAATGGCATAAGGGTGCTTGACTGAGAGACATACAGGTCGATCAGGTTGGAAACAAGAGCATAGTGATCCGGTGGTTCCGCATGGAAGGGCCATCGCTCAAAGGATAAAAGGTACTCCGGGGATAACAGGCTGATCTCCCCCAAGAGCTCATATCGACGGGGGGGTTTGGCACCTCGATGTCGGCTCGTCACATCCTGGGGCTGGAGAAGGTCCCAAGGGTTGGGCTGTTCGCCCATTAAAGTGGCACGCGAGCTGGGTTCAGAACGTCGTGAGACAGTTCGGTCTCTATCTGCTGTGGGCGTTAGAAATTTGCGTGGATCTGACTCTAGTACGAGAGGACCGAGTTGGACTGACCTCTAGTGTACCTGTTGTTTCGCCAGAAGCATAGCAGGGTAGCTACGTCGGGAAGGGATAAGCGCTGAAAGCATATAAGCGCGAAACCCACCACAAGATGAGATTTCTTTAAAGGGTCGTTGGAGATTACAACGTTGATAGGTCATAGGTGTAAAGGCAGTAATGTCATAGCCAAGTGATACTAATAACCCATAGACTTATGTACGCTTCCCGCCGAAAGGCGGGAGCACAGACTCTTTATTTATTAGACGATTTAGATATTATTTTACCATATGTTAACTTATACTTTAGCAAAAGCTAAAGAGTTATGAGTTATAAGTGTTGAGTTATGAGTTGGAAAACTTTAAAACTTGGAACTTTAAACTTAGAACTAAAATCTTAGGGTGGTTATAGCATTGGGGCTCACCTCTTCCCATCTCGAACAGAGAAGTTAAGCCCAATAGCGCCGATGGTACTGCATTTATGTGGGAGAGTAGGTCGCCGCCTTTCTTTAATACGGACTAATGTCCGTATCTTTAAACCTCAATTCTTAACGAATTGAGGTTTTTTTATGCATGAAAATTAAGGGGATATTAGGATTTTACACTACCAAAAATAGTTTGACTCCATTTTTTAGACTATTAAGGTGTATACTTGTGCGGTCTGTTACTTTTATAGGTGATTTGCAATAACTTAAGCATATATATAGTTTACATAATCGTAAAATTGAATACGGACTAATGTCCGTATCTATAAAGCTCAATTCTTAACGAATTGAGGTTTTTTTAAGCGCTAAATTAAACGATATGTTTGTGATTTTCGCATATTTATGAGTGTTGTGTTAAGGTTTTTGTATGTACAACTTAGTGCTACTTTATTCTTTAGTTACCAAGGTGTTTTCGTGTTTTTTTTTGTGCTTTTTATGGGAATAGATTTACATTTTGATAAAAGGATGTATTTAGTTTAGAGGGAAATACTTCTCTGTTTGTAGAAAACTTGTTTTATTAGCTTTTTTAAGTTGCTTCTGTTGTTCGTTTTTTGGATTTATATATTAAGAACTCTTCATGTTGCTTGCGTGAAGGATTGCAGTGAAAAGCCCACAGTGAGGTACGAACGAGGACTTGCAACGTAAAGCCTGACCATTTTTATGATAATGGTTCTTGATTTATCTGTGGGGGTTTAAAAATGGGCACGCCATAATAGTTATTTATTTTTTATTTATGGTATTGATAACTTTCAATTATATTTTTATCTTATTAAGAATTATAAGTTGTTTGCCCTTTATTTGAATTTTTTTTAATGTTAGTTTTTCTAAAATATTTTAATGTTCTGTTTTAATATAAAAGGTTATTATTAATTGTTCTATTTAATGAACTTAATGTATTATGAAAAGGTATTTATTTGATTTTATAACTTCTTTATATTATAAAATTACATATAATTTTTTGTTAATTAATATAGTTTTTTATAAAGTTAAATATAGATTTATTGACATTATTTTAATGTGACTTTTTTCTATGTTTTTTTATAGGTTGTTTATTATTAGGTGTTTAATTTAATTTTTTTATAAAAAACGACCTAATATGGTATTTTAGAATACCCTATTAGGTATATTTTAACTCCTTACAGCATTTAAATTACACTCACTAATTTTTATTAATCAATACTAAAGCGTGAGTCTTATGGAAGTTTTAAATTATATGCAAATTCGCGAAAATTCGAGAGTGCCAAAGTATAAGCAAATTATAGATTCTATAATTAATAATATTTCGATTGGTAATATTGAAATCAATCAAAAATTACCTTCTATTAATATGTTAAGTGAGGAGTTTTATCTTTCTCGTGATACGGTAGAAAAAGCTTATAATATTTTAAAGGAGCGTAATATTATTGTATCTATTCCTAGAAGGGGTAATTATGTGGCTAAAGTAGAAGCTAAACCAAAGTTAAATATTTTACTTTTAGTGAATAAATTGAGTGCCTATAAGATGAGCATTTATCATTCTTTTATAAAATGTATTGGTGATAAGGCTAATATTGATTTACAAGTATATCACTGTAACGAATTATTGTTTTTAAATTCTTTAAAAAATGCTAAGGTAAATTATGATTATTTTGTTGTTATGCCTCATTTTAAAACTCAAAACTTTGGTCATGCATGTTATACTGATGAAGTGTATAAAGTTTTAGATGAAATTCCTAGAAAACAATTGATAGTATTAGATAATTTACTACCGAATATAAATGAAAGTGTTAGTACGGTTTATCAAGAGTTTGATAAAGATATTTATGATGCTCTAAGTAAAGGTATAGATAGAATTAAAAAATATTGTAAAGTAGTTTTGGTTTATCCAGAAAAATCTTTTTATCCTTACCCCAAAAGAATTTTATTAGGATTTAGAAGGTTTTGTGTTGAAAAAGATTTAGACTTTGAAATTATAAATGAGGTGGGTGTGGATATGGTATTAAAAAAAGGGACTCTTTTTATTACTATTGAGGAGTCTGATTTAGTTAATTATATTACTATAGCTAGAGAAAACAACTTACAATTGGGTACAGATGTTGGAATTATATCTTATAATGATACACCTCTTAAAGAATTATTAGGCATTACCGTAATGTCTACCGATTTTACTGAGATGGGTAAATATGCTGCTCAAATAATTTTAGATAATAAACATGCTAGTATAAAAGTTCCTTTTAACTTAATTGATAGAAATTCTTTTTAATAGAAATTTATGGATTTATTTAAGCTTAGTTTTGTGTTATAGCATTTATCCGTATAATTTAAAATTTTATAATTATTTTTGATCTTTATGGTTTTATTATCTTTAATCTTTTGAATACAAAAATCCTATTTATTTAATGTTTAGAATAGTTGTTTTATGTTTTATACTTCTTTTTTTTAGAGTTGGGTTTTCACAAAGTGAAACTTATAAATTTACTCATATAACAACAGCAGATGGTTTGTCTCAAAGTTCTGTTATTGTTATACGTCAAGATAATTTAGGGCAAATTTGGGTTGGTACTAGGGATGGTTTAAATAAGTACGACGGTACAGATTTTACAGTTTATAGATATGATAAAAATAATCCGTATTCTATAAGTAATAATGATATTCTTTCTATTGAACAAGACAGTGATGGTTTTATTTGGGTAGGAACTAACTTAGGTTTAAATAAATACAATCCTCAAAAGAATACCTTTAAAACCTATTTTAGTAATAAAAATAATTATTCTTTAAAAGATAATTCTGTAGGTGTTATAAAAGAACTTTCTAATAAAGAAATATGGATTGGTACCAATCAAGGAATTTCTATTTATGATAAATCAAAAGATTCTTTTAAGAAAAATTTAATTTATGGTCAAGTATTATCTATTCTTGAAACTAACAAAGGAGATGTTTTTGTGGGTACTACTTCTGGTTTATGGAAATTAGTAGATACAACAAATAATGATTATCAATTTGAATTAATAAAAGGTACTAATAACCTTATCATTCAATGCATCATTGAAAACAAAAATGGTAATTTATTAATAGGTACTAGAAAAGAAAGTGTTTTAGAATTTAATGTAGATACTAATAATATAACAGCTTATTTTAAAGAAGAAACTTTAGAAAATAAAAACAGAAATGTTAGACAGCTTCTTTTAGATGGTGATAGTAAGTTATGGATTGGAACATACAATGGAATTCAGATTGCAGATAAAAGTAAAAATATACAGCTTTTAACCAGTAATATTAATGACAATGAATCTATAAATGATAATTTTATAAAGGCACTTTTTAAAGATAAAAATGGTTCTATATGGGTAGGTACCTATCACGGAGGTATTAATGTGTGGGATGAGTCTAATATAAACTTTATCAATATCACTCAAAAACCGGGTAATATAGGCTTAGGTTATAAAGTTGTAAGCTCTATTGTATCTCATAAAAATTTTATTTTTTTGGGTACAGAAGGTGGCGGTATTTCTGTAATTAATACAAATACAAAAAAAATTAATTATATAACAGCAAAAAACACTTTAGCACTTAGAAGTAACAATGTAAAATCTTTATATTTATCTAGAGAAAACCTTCTTTGGATAGGTACTTTTACTAATGGTTTTGCTGTCTATAATATAGAAACTAAACGTTTTATAAATATGCAACTTCCTAAAACTTTAAGGGAGTACATGGGCAATGTAGGTATATATGATATTAAACAAGATAATAATGGAAACATGTTATTAGGTACTAATGGTAAAGGGCTTATTAAATACAATATTAACGATAAATCATATAAAATATTTGCCAATAATAAAAAATCAAATTCATTATCAAACATTATTATACGAACTATTAAGGTAGACACAAAAAATAATATTTGGTTAGGTACTCCAAAAGGTTTAAACTACATTGATGATACCACAGGTAGTATTAAAAAATATTTTTTTGACAGTGAGTTAAAAACTGGGTATGCTATAACGTCTGTTTATGAAGACAGTAAAGGTGTAATATGGGTAGGTACAATTGCTAATGGACTTTTTAAATTAGTTGATAATACTTTTACATCCATAGATTTAAAGAGTAATACAACTACTATAGCAGGCATACGTAGTATGATTGAAGATGATAATGGTAGTTTTTGGATTAGTAGTGTAAATCAAGGTATTATTAATTACAACCCAACCAATAATAGTATTGTTGCCCATTATACACAAAAAGAAGGATTAGCAAGCAATCAGTTTAATAACAATGCTAGTTTACGTATTGGTGATAATTTGTTTTTTGGAGGACCAGCAGGAGCCGTTTTTTTTAACCCTAAAAATTTATTAAAAAATAATTATGTTCCACAAGTTATAATTACAGATTTAAAAATTAAAAATAAATCTATTTCCGTAGATGATGACAGTCAATTACTTTCACGCACTATATCGTATACAAAAAACATAGAGCTTTCTCATGAAGAAGGAAATTTTAATATTTCGTTTTCAATTCCTAATTTTATAAACTCAAGTAGTAATCGATATAAGTATAGGTTAAAAGGGCTAGAAAATGATTGGATTGAAACCGACGAGCATTCTGCATCTTATACCATTCAAAATCCAGGTAACTATATTTTTGAAGTTAAAGGTATTAATAGTGATGGTATTTCTAATGATGTAGCTACCTCATTAAACATTAAAGTACATCCTGCCCCATGGAGAACTTGGTGGGCTTTTATATTATACGGAATAGTTCTTTTTGCAATATTTTATTACTTACTTAATATTTTAAAATCTAGAACAAAACTAAAGCATCAATTAGATTTAGAACACTTAGAAGTAGAACAAACCAAACAAACCAATATTGCTAAATTAGAATTCTTTACAAACATTTCTCACGAATTTAGAACACCTTTAACTTTAATTTTAGGTCCATTAAATCAAATACTAGAAAATTATAAGGGAAGCAGTTTAATGTATAAAAAATTAAAAGTAATAGAGAGTAGTGCTAACCATTTACTACAACTTATCAATCGTTTAATGGATTTTAGAAAATTAGAAAGCAACCTTATTAAACTAGAAACAGCAGAAGGAAATATTGTTAAGTTTTTAAAAGAAATTTACTTGTCTTTTTCTGAATATGCTAAAGATGGAAATTACGACTATAGTTTTCACTCTCCATCAGATGAAATTTATGTTTACTATGATCGATATAAGTTAGAGCGGGTATTTTATAATTTAATTTCTAATGCATTTAGATATACTCCTAAAAATGGTAAAATAGTTTTAAGAGTTATACAAAAGCCTCATAAAATAATTCTTCAGGTAGAAGATTCTGGTGTTGGAGTGGCAAAAGAATATCAAGATAAAATTTTTGAACGCTTCTTTGAGTTATCTCTAAACAATAAACCAGATAATGATTATAATAAAGGAACAGGTATCGGTTTATCTATAGTAAAAAACATTATAGATTTACATAAAGGTGAAATTAAGGTTAGAAATAATGAAAATAATAAAGGGT
The nucleotide sequence above comes from Polaribacter butkevichii. Encoded proteins:
- a CDS encoding GntR family transcriptional regulator, encoding MEVLNYMQIRENSRVPKYKQIIDSIINNISIGNIEINQKLPSINMLSEEFYLSRDTVEKAYNILKERNIIVSIPRRGNYVAKVEAKPKLNILLLVNKLSAYKMSIYHSFIKCIGDKANIDLQVYHCNELLFLNSLKNAKVNYDYFVVMPHFKTQNFGHACYTDEVYKVLDEIPRKQLIVLDNLLPNINESVSTVYQEFDKDIYDALSKGIDRIKKYCKVVLVYPEKSFYPYPKRILLGFRRFCVEKDLDFEIINEVGVDMVLKKGTLFITIEESDLVNYITIARENNLQLGTDVGIISYNDTPLKELLGITVMSTDFTEMGKYAAQIILDNKHASIKVPFNLIDRNSF
- a CDS encoding two-component regulator propeller domain-containing protein; this translates as MFRIVVLCFILLFFRVGFSQSETYKFTHITTADGLSQSSVIVIRQDNLGQIWVGTRDGLNKYDGTDFTVYRYDKNNPYSISNNDILSIEQDSDGFIWVGTNLGLNKYNPQKNTFKTYFSNKNNYSLKDNSVGVIKELSNKEIWIGTNQGISIYDKSKDSFKKNLIYGQVLSILETNKGDVFVGTTSGLWKLVDTTNNDYQFELIKGTNNLIIQCIIENKNGNLLIGTRKESVLEFNVDTNNITAYFKEETLENKNRNVRQLLLDGDSKLWIGTYNGIQIADKSKNIQLLTSNINDNESINDNFIKALFKDKNGSIWVGTYHGGINVWDESNINFINITQKPGNIGLGYKVVSSIVSHKNFIFLGTEGGGISVINTNTKKINYITAKNTLALRSNNVKSLYLSRENLLWIGTFTNGFAVYNIETKRFINMQLPKTLREYMGNVGIYDIKQDNNGNMLLGTNGKGLIKYNINDKSYKIFANNKKSNSLSNIIIRTIKVDTKNNIWLGTPKGLNYIDDTTGSIKKYFFDSELKTGYAITSVYEDSKGVIWVGTIANGLFKLVDNTFTSIDLKSNTTTIAGIRSMIEDDNGSFWISSVNQGIINYNPTNNSIVAHYTQKEGLASNQFNNNASLRIGDNLFFGGPAGAVFFNPKNLLKNNYVPQVIITDLKIKNKSISVDDDSQLLSRTISYTKNIELSHEEGNFNISFSIPNFINSSSNRYKYRLKGLENDWIETDEHSASYTIQNPGNYIFEVKGINSDGISNDVATSLNIKVHPAPWRTWWAFILYGIVLFAIFYYLLNILKSRTKLKHQLDLEHLEVEQTKQTNIAKLEFFTNISHEFRTPLTLILGPLNQILENYKGSSLMYKKLKVIESSANHLLQLINRLMDFRKLESNLIKLETAEGNIVKFLKEIYLSFSEYAKDGNYDYSFHSPSDEIYVYYDRYKLERVFYNLISNAFRYTPKNGKIVLRVIQKPHKIILQVEDSGVGVAKEYQDKIFERFFELSLNNKPDNDYNKGTGIGLSIVKNIIDLHKGEIKVRNNENNKGSIFSVELLLGRDHINDDEIIEDFKFSDDLSQYVNQLDETPVILEENNILDHVSEEKLTILLVEDNKPLRKFMRTLLAKEYNILEAENGKVAYKIAIKEKIDIIVSDVVMPIMTGTELCSLVKKDIKTSHIPIILLTSRSSLIYKLEGLETGADDYISKPFNINEFKLRIKNILSSIARLKQKINSINTVQSDELILPSLDEKLYKKALKLVEKNISNEEFDIYYFCSELGVSRTVLFRKVKAWTDFTPKDFIQHIRLKKGAELLEQNKMNIAQVSYKVGFKNPKYFSKCFRKKFGKTPTEYIKTFCEYE